The Oecophyllibacter saccharovorans sequence CTTGTGACGGGGACCTGGTCTGGCAGACCAACGTGGCTCTCTCGCAGCGGCTCTGGCAGTGGTGTGCGCAGATGGAGGTGCCCTTTATCTATGCGTCTTCTGCCGCGACTTACGGCAATGGCGCTTGCGGTGCAGCCAACCCTGCTGGCCATGAAACTGCCGAGGAAGCAGGTGAAGGCGGCCCAACCGCGTTTCAGGACGGTCTTGCCGGCGTGCCCGGCCTGCGCCCGCTCAATCTGTATGGCTGGTCCAAACAGGCCTTTGATCTGTGGGTCAGAACAACCCTGGAACGTGGGGACCCGTCACCGCCGCAATGGGCGGGGCTGAAGTTTTTCAATGTCTACGGTCCCAATGAATACCACAAGCAAGAGATGGTCTCGGTGGTGAAGGTCAAATATGATGAAGTCCGGGCGGGCCGGCCGGTGACGCTTTTCCGCTCTGACGGGGCCGGTCTGGCCGATGGCCACCAGAGACGTGATTTCATCTGGGTGGGAGATGCGGTGCGCGTCATGCTGTGGCTGCTGGACCATCCGCAGGTCAGCGGTCTGTTCAACTGCGGCACCGGCGCGGCGCGGACTTATCTTGACCTGGCCCGTTTGACCTGTCGGGCGGCAGGGCGTCCTGAAGACATCGCTTTCGTGCCGATGCCTGAAAAACTGCAGGGGCAGTATCAGTCCTACACCTGTGCAGACCTTACACGCCTGCGTGCCGCCGGCTATACCGCCCCTTTCACGAGCCTTGAAGACGGGATCAGCATGTATGTGGAACAGTTTCTCATGAGGGGATCGCAGGCCTGTCTGGATGACCCGTCACAGGGGGCCGCGCGCTGGGCAGGAGGTTACCTGTGAGTGCGCCGCTGATGTTTCCGGCCATTGATCCGGTCGCCTTTCATCTGGGGCCCTTCAGCGTGCGCTGGTATGCCCTGGCCTATATCACGGCCTTCATCATCGCCCTGCCCATCGCGCGCCGTCTCTGCGCGCTTCGCCCGATTGTCGCGGGCCCGCGGACAGTCGATGACTTCCTGTTCTACGCCGTTCTGGGCGTGTTGCTCGGCGGTCGGCTGGGCTACGTGCTGTTCTACAGGCCGCTTTTCTATCTCTCCCATCCGCTGGCCATTCTCGAAACCTGGAAGGGCGGCATGTCCTTTCATGGCGGTGCGCTCGGGGTCATTCTGGCACTGGCTTTCTACTGCTACCGGCGTAAGCTGTCGTTTCTGGGCTTCTCCGACCGTATCACAGTCGTGATTCCCATCGGGCTGGCGCTGGGCCGGTGCGCTAATTTCATCAATGGCGAATTGTGGGGCCGCCCTGCGCCAGCAGGCTGGCCGGGCGCGATGATCTTCCCGGCTGCCGGTCCCATGCCCCGTTTCCCGTCCGAACTCTATGAAGCCGCGACGGAAGGCGTGCTGCTGCTTGGGGGCCTGCTGGTGGCAGCCAGTTTCCAGGCGGTCCGTGCGCGGCCCGGTCTGCTGTCAGGCCTGTTTCTGACCGGCTATGCCTGTGCCCGGGCCTTCTGCGAGCTATTTCGCGAGCCGGATGCCAATATCGGCTATCTCGCCGGCGGCGTGACCATGGGGCAGGTGTTGTGCCTGCCGATGGCCCTGGCGGGGGCTGCACTGGTCGTTCACGCTCTCATGCGCCCCCCTGTCATGACCCTGTTCATGAGCCCTGGCGCGGAAGTGGGCTTCGTGCCGGAAAGCGCTGCTGGGCCAGAGTCGGAAACTGGTTCAGAATGAGCCTTTTGCGCCTGAAGGAGCCGAGCCGGTCATGAGCCAGGGACAGAATACCTCCTCTCAGCGCCAAAGCGTGACACCGTTGCGGGTCGGGCTGCTGGAGGTGCCACATGGTTTTTTCACGCGTGAGGGTGGGGTGTCGCCCGCGCCGTGTGCAACGCTGAACGGGGGGATCAACACGGTTGACGCGCCCCGGAACGTGGAGGAAAACCGTCGCCGCATCGCAGACTGCCTGGATGTGACACCGCAGAACATGCCGGCACTTCGGCAGGTGCACGGCAACAGGGTGATCGTGATCGGCCAGGACGTAGCGCCCCGGCCTGTTGCTGAAGGCGCGCCTCCTGAAGCGGATGCCGTCATTTCCGTCAATCCCGACTTTGCCGCCAGTGTTGCGACGGCTGATTGCGCGCCGGTGCTGCTGATGGCAGGTGACGGCAGCATCGTCGCAGCAGCGCATGCAGGCTGGCGCGGCGCGGTCGGCGGCATTCTTGAAGCGACGGTCAGACGGATGGAAGCGCTGGGCGCACGACATATCCGCGCTGTAGTGGGGCCTTGTATCGGGGCCAATTCCTACGAGATCGGCGCTGACATGCGCAACACGGTGCTACAGAGCCTGCCGGAAGGGGAAAGGGCGGAGGCGGAAAATTATTTCCGTCCCTCCTTCAGGGAAAACCATGCGCGTTTCGATCTGGCCGGTTTCTGCCTGTGGCGTCTGCGTCTGCTTGGGGTGGCGCAGGTGGAGAACATGGACGTTGATACCCTGACCGACCCACGTTTCTTCAGTTACCGCCGCGCCACGCTGGAAGGAAACGGAGAAACGGGCCGCCAGCTTTCGGTTATCCGGCCTCACTGATTGTCTTTGCAGGGTAATTCCGCTAAGGCGGGATGTCTTTGTGCCGGGGCACCCCTGGAGGTCCCGGCGCGTGGTTTTCCGTCTCTTGGCGGCAACTGGCCAGAATGTCGCAGGAAGCCGGAGCCTCTTTAGGCAGAACATGTATTTCTGATTTTTGACGCAGGAGCGTATTCAACGTGGCGAAACTTACGAATCTCAAGGTTTCCGAGCGCGCGAAGGCTGGTAAGGGGGCAGCGCGCGCAACGAGACGTGCCGGGCAGGTGCCTGGTGTGGTGTATGGCGGCAAGCAGGAACCCGAGCTGCTTTCCATTGATCCGCGCGTGATCATGAAAGAGCTGCATCGCGGCGGCTGGAAATCCCGCCTGTATTCCTTCGATCTGGGCGGCAAGGAAGTGCGCGGCCTGATTCGCGACATCCAGTTCCATCCCGTGACTGATGCGCCGATCTCCATTGATTTTCTGCGTCTGGTCCCCGGCCAGAAAGTGAACGTGGAAGTTGCCGTCGTGTTCACCGGCGAAGAGGAAGCCCCCGGCATCAAGCGTGGCGGCGTGCTGAACGTGGCGCGTCATTCGGTTGATGTGCACACGGATGTCGACCATATTCCCGAGCATTTCACGGCTGATCTCAGCAAGCTCGACATCAACGACAACGTGCGTTGGGACGACCTGCAGGGGACCGAACATTCCACCCCCACACTGCAGGTGCCCAACTTCGTGATCGCTTCTATCGCCGCGCCGACAGTTGATGCCGTGGAAGAGCAGGAAGCGGCTGAAGATCTGGCTGACGCTCAGGCCACTGAAAAGAAGCCAGCCGAGGAAGCCTGAAGTCGCGCCCCGATTGCCAGCCCCAACCTGAACCGGGCAGGTCTGGCCTGACGGGCGCAAGCAGATAAGGGGCGGAGGACGTGCACGCGTGAAACTCTGGATCGGCCTTGGCAATCCGGGGAGCTCGATGAGCGGTAACCGGCATAATATCGGCTTCATGACGGTTGACGCGATCGCTGAGCGCCACGGATTTACTCCGTGGCGCAAGCGTTTTCGGGGAGAAGTGGCAGAAGGCCGGATCGGTCGGCAGAAAATCCTGCTTCTCAAGCCACAGACCTACATGAACCTGTCGGGTGAAAGCGTTCAGCAGGTCGCGCATTTCTATAAAATCCCGCCCGAAGCCATGACTGTTTTTCATGATGAGCTGGACCTGGAATTCGGCCGGCTGCGTCTCAAGCGGGGCGGGGGCGCGGCAGGACATAACGGTTTGCGCTCCATGGACAGGTGTCTGGGCACGGTGGATTACTGGCGGGTGCGGATGGGGATCGGTCATCCAGGCGCGCGGGAACGTGTTACCGGGCACGTCCTGGGGGATTTTGCGCAAGCGGAAAAGCCCCTGCTGCAGGCATGGCTTGGAAATGTGGCCGAGGCTGCCGTCCTCCTGGCAGATGAGAGCCCGGAAGCCTATATGACGCGGGTTGCCCTGCTGCAGCAGGAACAGGGCTGAAAGCCCGGAATTCCCAGGGAAGTGTTCGCCCCCTGTCCGCCGGATCAGGGCTGCAGGGCCAGTTACGGAAAGGAAAGAGGAGATGGGTTTCAATTGCGGCATCGTGGGGCTGCCCAATGTCGGCAAGTCCACTCTGTTCAATGCACTGACGCAGACGGCAACGGCCCAGGCGGCCAATTATCCCTTCTGCACCATCGAGCCCAATACCGGCCGGGTAGCCGTGCCTGATGCGCGCCTGGCTGTGCTGGCTGAAGCGGGTAAGTCTCAAAAGGTCGTGCCGACCAGCTTGGAATTTGTTGATATTGCCGGGTTGGTGCGCGGTGCTTCACGCGGGGAAGGCCTGGGTAACCAGTTTCTGGCCAATATCCGCGAGGTGGATGCCATCATCCATGTTCTGCGGTGTTTTGAAGATGACGACATCACCCATGTTGAAGGGGGTGTCGATCCGGTGCGCGATGCGGAGATCATCGAGACCGAGCTGATGCTGGCTGACCTGGAAAGCCTTGAGCGCCGTCAGACCAATCTGCAGAAGAAGGCGCGTGGCAATGACCGTGAGGCGCAGGCCCAGCTGGCCCTGATCGAACCCCTCATGGCTGCGCTGCGTGAAGGGCAGCCGGCCCGCACGGCCGTGCCTGAAGGCCAGGAAAAAGAGGCAGCGCAGCTGCAGCTCATGACCACCAAGCCTGTACTTTATGTCTGCAATGTCGAGGAAGGGGCGGCTGCAACCGGCAACCGGCATTCAGAGGCGGTCCGCAAGCGTGCGGAAGCGGAGGGTGCTGGCATGGTGGTGGTTTCCGCCGCCATTGAGGCGGAAGTCAGCCAGCTGCCTGAAGAAGAGCGGGATGAATTCCTGGAGGGGCTTGGCCTGGCAGACAGCGGTCTGGACCGCGTGATCGCGGCCGGATATGGCCTGCTTGGTCTGCGGACCTATTTCACGGTGGGTCCCAAGGAAACGCGCGCCTGGACGATCACTTCCGGCACCCGCGCGCCTCAGGCGGCTGCCGTTATTCACAACGATTTTGAGCGTGGCTTTATCGCCTGTGAGACGATCGCCTATGATGATTATGTCACCACAGGCGGCGAGGCAGGGGCCCGTGAAGCGGGCAAGCTGCGGATCGAAGGCAAGGATTACGTTGTGCAG is a genomic window containing:
- a CDS encoding 50S ribosomal protein L25/general stress protein Ctc, with amino-acid sequence MAKLTNLKVSERAKAGKGAARATRRAGQVPGVVYGGKQEPELLSIDPRVIMKELHRGGWKSRLYSFDLGGKEVRGLIRDIQFHPVTDAPISIDFLRLVPGQKVNVEVAVVFTGEEEAPGIKRGGVLNVARHSVDVHTDVDHIPEHFTADLSKLDINDNVRWDDLQGTEHSTPTLQVPNFVIASIAAPTVDAVEEQEAAEDLADAQATEKKPAEEA
- the pgeF gene encoding peptidoglycan editing factor PgeF gives rise to the protein MSQGQNTSSQRQSVTPLRVGLLEVPHGFFTREGGVSPAPCATLNGGINTVDAPRNVEENRRRIADCLDVTPQNMPALRQVHGNRVIVIGQDVAPRPVAEGAPPEADAVISVNPDFAASVATADCAPVLLMAGDGSIVAAAHAGWRGAVGGILEATVRRMEALGARHIRAVVGPCIGANSYEIGADMRNTVLQSLPEGERAEAENYFRPSFRENHARFDLAGFCLWRLRLLGVAQVENMDVDTLTDPRFFSYRRATLEGNGETGRQLSVIRPH
- the rfaD gene encoding ADP-glyceromanno-heptose 6-epimerase, which gives rise to MMIVTGGAGFIGSCLQAALFRRGEDTVVVDHLGQQGKWRNLAAHPPSEIVSPQALEGFLETLRAHGRKPRALLHLGAISATTACDGDLVWQTNVALSQRLWQWCAQMEVPFIYASSAATYGNGACGAANPAGHETAEEAGEGGPTAFQDGLAGVPGLRPLNLYGWSKQAFDLWVRTTLERGDPSPPQWAGLKFFNVYGPNEYHKQEMVSVVKVKYDEVRAGRPVTLFRSDGAGLADGHQRRDFIWVGDAVRVMLWLLDHPQVSGLFNCGTGAARTYLDLARLTCRAAGRPEDIAFVPMPEKLQGQYQSYTCADLTRLRAAGYTAPFTSLEDGISMYVEQFLMRGSQACLDDPSQGAARWAGGYL
- the pth gene encoding aminoacyl-tRNA hydrolase, with amino-acid sequence MKLWIGLGNPGSSMSGNRHNIGFMTVDAIAERHGFTPWRKRFRGEVAEGRIGRQKILLLKPQTYMNLSGESVQQVAHFYKIPPEAMTVFHDELDLEFGRLRLKRGGGAAGHNGLRSMDRCLGTVDYWRVRMGIGHPGARERVTGHVLGDFAQAEKPLLQAWLGNVAEAAVLLADESPEAYMTRVALLQQEQG
- the ychF gene encoding redox-regulated ATPase YchF, with the translated sequence MGFNCGIVGLPNVGKSTLFNALTQTATAQAANYPFCTIEPNTGRVAVPDARLAVLAEAGKSQKVVPTSLEFVDIAGLVRGASRGEGLGNQFLANIREVDAIIHVLRCFEDDDITHVEGGVDPVRDAEIIETELMLADLESLERRQTNLQKKARGNDREAQAQLALIEPLMAALREGQPARTAVPEGQEKEAAQLQLMTTKPVLYVCNVEEGAAATGNRHSEAVRKRAEAEGAGMVVVSAAIEAEVSQLPEEERDEFLEGLGLADSGLDRVIAAGYGLLGLRTYFTVGPKETRAWTITSGTRAPQAAAVIHNDFERGFIACETIAYDDYVTTGGEAGAREAGKLRIEGKDYVVQDGDVLLFRFNV
- the lgt gene encoding prolipoprotein diacylglyceryl transferase, yielding MFPAIDPVAFHLGPFSVRWYALAYITAFIIALPIARRLCALRPIVAGPRTVDDFLFYAVLGVLLGGRLGYVLFYRPLFYLSHPLAILETWKGGMSFHGGALGVILALAFYCYRRKLSFLGFSDRITVVIPIGLALGRCANFINGELWGRPAPAGWPGAMIFPAAGPMPRFPSELYEAATEGVLLLGGLLVAASFQAVRARPGLLSGLFLTGYACARAFCELFREPDANIGYLAGGVTMGQVLCLPMALAGAALVVHALMRPPVMTLFMSPGAEVGFVPESAAGPESETGSE